Proteins encoded by one window of Candidatus Binatia bacterium:
- a CDS encoding AAA family ATPase: MRKVYTQAVDDLSTLPLEPPFVGRLEEMGILAAALQDVVRGIGRAILVSGEPGIGKTRLARHFSDLARTRGVNVLWGRCWETGGAPPYWPWLEVVQSLLATGSDTHGFDTDSLLQLLHATPDCQSTELSTSFTVTSDATRFRLFHAMASLLRSSSQQAPLVIVIDDLQMADRPSLALLSFLARALIDSRVLLLGTHRDVDPRIDTYLRDSLAQLGCQGHKIDLSGLTSQDVRELVRTLRNDADDIAGSIYAATAGNPLFVGELLRMIATEQGLSGVSTAPFKIPARITDAVRLRLGAISTEARHLLDTAAVIGREFDLALLASVVGRSASDALNFLEEPLRYGLVVDLRPGHYAFRHTLIRDVLYEDLSSDRRLRLHEQVGLAIATRVSTDGHPYHTQCAHHLLIAAPLSRDYSFVEHAVRAAEHAMMQMAFEDAVALYQRTLDAVATAPRDDRRQCLLLLGLGRAQEWSGHLEGSRESFRRAARIARSIRAIDLLVEAALGVGAVLSLKFVASSRCEAAPDLLREALAAVPIDDSGRRARLLSRLALHGCFNPAATDAVALSAEAVRLGRASGDPNTLVHALAARHGVLVGASDLPERYAIAREILNIATKMNSSEFAMRGYALAITDLTEIGDIIALDDALAAHQQLSSETGDSFERWANLVWRAMRAMLDGRFDYAKQLAHEAFDFATRVSGPYSREIYAQLSFSGQKILIDELCGETAPDVVNHFRELRERYPESVTLRAAPAFFLSRAGRLDDARQELFALSRNGFAELPQNVTWLFGICLLAEAVHYVNDRDWAESLYRLLLPYHDRNVSISVVACFGSAHRFLGLLAATCDRWQDAARHFEEALCMNGRMGARPFVALTSYDYARLIPIEGDALAHKRALALAEEALRIARDIGMKRLARDTEELRRRLLKAAAHNGLPANRNSALPQLTKEGEVWILTGHGERTLLKDSKGLQYLAELLRRPGDELHALELVRLTAPPPEEGVYDESLEAREADFQAEIVDARARRAYKKRINELTCEFERATAAGDPEKATILHDELTKLRDEERRIFGLGDRPRRSGDAERARLNVTRTIRLALLHVLDAAPAVGAHLARSIHTGTFCSYAPEGELERGVGPVVAAAPSPPT; encoded by the coding sequence ATGCGAAAGGTCTACACGCAAGCCGTCGATGACCTCAGTACGCTCCCTCTTGAGCCGCCGTTTGTTGGTCGACTGGAGGAGATGGGCATCCTGGCGGCCGCGCTCCAAGACGTTGTGCGCGGAATCGGCCGCGCCATCCTGGTTTCCGGAGAACCGGGAATCGGCAAGACGCGCCTAGCCCGGCACTTTAGCGATCTTGCCCGTACCCGCGGCGTCAACGTTCTATGGGGTCGGTGTTGGGAGACTGGAGGAGCTCCCCCCTACTGGCCGTGGCTAGAGGTAGTGCAGTCTCTACTCGCTACCGGCAGCGACACCCATGGCTTCGACACCGACTCTCTCCTCCAACTTTTGCATGCTACACCCGATTGTCAAAGCACCGAACTATCTACCTCATTCACCGTCACTAGTGACGCGACACGCTTTCGCTTGTTTCACGCGATGGCTTCGCTGCTCCGCAGCTCGTCGCAGCAGGCGCCTCTGGTCATCGTGATTGACGATTTACAGATGGCCGATCGCCCATCACTAGCACTCTTGTCATTCCTCGCGCGAGCACTGATTGATTCAAGAGTACTACTCCTGGGCACGCATCGCGACGTCGATCCTCGTATTGACACATACTTGCGCGATTCTCTCGCCCAACTAGGTTGCCAAGGGCACAAGATCGACCTCTCCGGGCTGACCTCACAAGACGTCAGAGAGCTAGTTCGCACACTGCGCAACGACGCTGACGATATCGCAGGATCCATCTACGCGGCCACTGCGGGCAATCCTCTCTTCGTTGGCGAACTTCTGCGTATGATCGCGACGGAGCAGGGACTCTCGGGTGTGTCCACGGCTCCCTTCAAGATTCCCGCGCGGATCACTGATGCGGTCCGCTTGCGACTGGGCGCTATAAGCACAGAGGCAAGGCATCTACTCGATACGGCCGCCGTAATAGGACGCGAGTTTGATCTCGCGCTTCTCGCATCAGTCGTCGGCCGTTCCGCGAGCGATGCGTTGAACTTCCTCGAGGAACCGCTTCGATACGGCCTCGTAGTGGATCTGCGACCGGGGCACTATGCCTTTCGACATACCCTCATCCGGGATGTGCTTTACGAAGACCTTTCCTCCGATCGTCGACTCCGACTGCACGAACAAGTGGGCCTCGCCATCGCCACTCGAGTATCTACCGATGGACATCCCTATCATACCCAGTGCGCCCACCATCTACTCATTGCCGCACCGCTGTCTCGCGATTACTCCTTCGTAGAGCACGCTGTCCGAGCGGCTGAGCACGCCATGATGCAGATGGCGTTTGAAGACGCTGTGGCGCTCTATCAAAGGACTCTCGATGCCGTTGCAACGGCTCCTCGGGATGATCGACGGCAGTGCCTGTTACTTCTCGGCCTAGGGAGAGCGCAGGAATGGTCCGGACACCTCGAGGGATCGCGCGAGTCCTTTCGTCGCGCAGCTCGCATCGCTCGATCGATTCGGGCAATCGATTTGCTTGTTGAGGCGGCCCTAGGAGTCGGTGCGGTCCTCTCCTTGAAGTTCGTTGCCAGTTCACGATGCGAGGCGGCACCTGATCTACTTCGCGAAGCCCTTGCAGCCGTACCGATCGACGATTCTGGGCGCAGGGCACGGCTACTTAGCCGCCTCGCGCTACACGGGTGCTTCAACCCGGCGGCGACAGACGCTGTCGCACTGAGCGCCGAGGCGGTCCGATTGGGTCGTGCAAGCGGCGACCCTAATACACTCGTGCATGCTCTTGCGGCGCGGCACGGTGTCTTGGTGGGCGCGAGTGATCTGCCTGAGCGCTATGCGATTGCTCGCGAGATACTAAACATTGCGACAAAGATGAACTCTAGCGAGTTCGCAATGCGCGGGTACGCCCTCGCAATTACGGACTTGACTGAGATAGGAGACATAATCGCTCTCGATGACGCACTTGCGGCGCACCAGCAATTGAGTAGCGAGACGGGCGACTCGTTCGAGCGGTGGGCAAACTTGGTATGGCGCGCGATGCGGGCCATGCTGGATGGGCGTTTTGATTATGCAAAACAATTGGCTCACGAGGCGTTCGACTTTGCTACAAGGGTCTCGGGGCCTTACTCGCGCGAGATCTATGCGCAGTTAAGCTTTTCGGGGCAGAAGATCCTCATTGATGAACTTTGCGGTGAGACAGCCCCTGACGTCGTTAATCATTTCCGGGAGCTTCGCGAGCGCTATCCTGAATCGGTAACTCTGCGTGCAGCGCCAGCATTCTTTCTGTCTCGAGCTGGACGATTGGATGATGCACGGCAAGAGCTTTTTGCACTCAGTCGCAACGGGTTTGCCGAACTACCACAGAATGTCACGTGGCTCTTCGGAATATGCCTTCTCGCTGAGGCAGTTCATTACGTTAACGATCGAGATTGGGCAGAGAGTCTCTATAGATTGTTGCTGCCGTACCATGACCGAAACGTCTCGATCAGTGTTGTTGCATGTTTCGGATCGGCACACCGCTTTCTTGGTCTCCTTGCCGCGACGTGTGATCGCTGGCAGGACGCGGCTCGCCATTTTGAGGAAGCCTTGTGCATGAACGGGCGCATGGGGGCTCGGCCCTTTGTTGCGCTAACTTCGTACGATTACGCGCGCCTGATTCCCATCGAGGGCGACGCACTTGCACACAAACGAGCATTGGCACTCGCCGAGGAAGCCCTCCGCATCGCGCGGGACATCGGCATGAAGCGCCTAGCACGCGACACCGAAGAGCTGCGGCGCCGCCTGCTCAAAGCTGCCGCCCACAACGGTCTGCCAGCCAATCGGAACTCGGCGCTACCCCAGCTCACAAAGGAAGGCGAGGTGTGGATCCTCACCGGACACGGCGAGCGCACGTTGCTCAAGGACTCGAAGGGTCTTCAGTACCTCGCCGAGCTCCTTCGTCGCCCTGGTGACGAGCTGCACGCCCTCGAGCTAGTGCGACTCACTGCGCCGCCGCCAGAAGAGGGCGTGTACGACGAATCCCTGGAGGCAAGGGAGGCGGACTTCCAGGCCGAGATCGTCGACGCGCGCGCGCGTCGCGCCTACAAGAAGCGGATCAACGAGCTGACGTGCGAGTTCGAGCGCGCGACCGCGGCCGGGGATCCGGAGAAAGCGACGATACTACACGACGAGCTAACGAAGTTGCGCGATGAGGAACGCCGTATCTTTGGCCTCGGTGACCGTCCGCGTCGCAGCGGAGATGCAGAGCGGGCGCGTCTCAACGTGACACGAACGATCCGCCTCGCGCTCTTGCACGTCCTCGACGCAGCGCCAGCGGTCGGAGCGCACCTTGCCCGCAGCATCCACACGGGCACGTTCTGCAGCTATGCGCCCGAGGGCGAGCTCGAGCGCGGGGTCGGGCCAG